Proteins found in one Rickettsiales bacterium genomic segment:
- a CDS encoding IS6 family transposase, producing the protein MYKQSLFKYYKTSPEIIKLAVMYYIRYPLSLRQVEDILHERGIDVCHETIRYWWNKFGAIFSKEMKRNSNHQTSNWRWHIDEVFVKIKGELHYLWRAVDHEGTVLDCYVTKRRDRKAALKVLKKLMSLHGRAKEIVTDKLPSYKAALRDMGAMHLQTTEQYQNNQAENSHLHFRRRERGMNKFRSMGSLQKFTSIHSSFLNHFNHQRHIETRDNFKELRQRSVDLWQEVYA; encoded by the coding sequence ATGTATAAGCAATCTCTCTTCAAATATTATAAAACTAGTCCTGAGATCATAAAACTAGCGGTGATGTACTATATCCGTTATCCGTTAAGCTTGCGGCAAGTTGAAGATATTCTTCATGAGCGAGGCATCGATGTCTGCCATGAGACGATTCGCTATTGGTGGAACAAGTTTGGTGCAATCTTTTCTAAAGAGATGAAGAGAAATTCTAATCATCAAACATCAAATTGGCGCTGGCATATTGATGAAGTCTTCGTCAAAATTAAGGGCGAGCTGCATTATCTATGGCGCGCCGTTGATCATGAGGGAACGGTTCTTGATTGTTACGTTACAAAGAGACGAGATAGAAAAGCAGCACTTAAGGTTCTAAAGAAGCTAATGTCTCTGCACGGCAGAGCCAAGGAGATTGTGACTGATAAGCTTCCTTCTTATAAAGCTGCATTGAGAGATATGGGGGCAATGCATTTACAAACAACTGAACAATATCAAAATAATCAGGCTGAGAATTCTCATCTTCATTTCCGGCGGCGAGAGAGAGGAATGAATAAGTTTAGATCGATGGGATCATTACAAAAATTCACATCCATTCACTCTTCTTTCCTCAATCATTTTAACCATCAGCGTCACATCGAAACACGAGATAACTTTAAGGAGTTACGTCAAAGGTCTGTTGATCTCTGGCAGGAAGTTTATGCATAG
- a CDS encoding Fic family protein yields the protein MNIDLLTDKKEQLDRFRPMPDALVRNLDDWFRVELTYTSNAIEGNTLTRRETALVVEKGLTVGGKSLTEHLEANNHAQALDWVREQFNRRPSELNENDILTIHNIILKGIDDENAGHYRSVSVRISGSAVVLPNPLKVPDLMQGFIEWIQTSTDLHPVEFAAEVHYRLVTIHPFVDGNGRTARLLMNMILLMLGYPSAIIRKRDRLAYIGSLEKAQLGGAKDDFIKIIKKAVDRSLDIYLKAARGEDAEPEEDNSLMKIGEIAKAVGENNSTIRHWTKEGLLEVAEITDHGYQLYARDMIERIQHIHELKKQRLTLQEIKLQIL from the coding sequence ATGAATATTGATTTACTGACAGACAAAAAAGAACAACTGGATCGTTTCCGACCCATGCCGGATGCGCTCGTGCGTAATCTGGATGATTGGTTCAGAGTAGAGCTTACCTACACCAGTAATGCAATCGAAGGAAATACACTCACTCGCCGTGAAACTGCATTGGTGGTCGAGAAAGGATTGACCGTAGGTGGCAAGTCTCTCACAGAGCATCTAGAGGCCAATAATCACGCACAGGCATTAGATTGGGTAAGAGAACAATTCAATCGCAGGCCTTCCGAATTAAATGAAAATGACATCCTCACCATTCACAATATCATCTTAAAAGGAATTGATGATGAAAATGCAGGGCACTACCGTTCGGTCTCGGTTCGCATTTCCGGTTCAGCAGTCGTGTTACCCAATCCGCTTAAAGTGCCTGATTTGATGCAGGGTTTTATCGAATGGATACAAACATCTACTGACTTACACCCTGTCGAATTTGCGGCAGAAGTACATTATCGTCTAGTCACCATTCATCCATTCGTGGATGGTAATGGTCGTACCGCCCGTTTGCTGATGAATATGATTCTACTGATGCTTGGCTACCCTTCGGCTATTATTCGTAAGCGTGACAGATTGGCATATATTGGATCGCTAGAGAAAGCGCAATTAGGGGGAGCAAAAGATGATTTCATCAAGATTATCAAGAAAGCAGTAGATCGATCTTTAGATATTTATCTCAAAGCAGCTAGAGGCGAAGATGCAGAACCTGAAGAAGATAACAGCTTAATGAAAATAGGCGAGATTGCCAAAGCCGTTGGGGAGAATAACTCAACCATCCGTCATTGGACCAAAGAAGGACTTCTCGAAGTTGCGGAAATAACGGACCATGGTTACCAGCTTTATGCGCGCGATATGATTGAGCGAATTCAGCATATTCATGAACTAAAGAAACAGCGCCTAACACTTCAGGAAATTAAACTACAAATTTTATAG